The proteins below come from a single Bryobacter aggregatus MPL3 genomic window:
- the ispG gene encoding flavodoxin-dependent (E)-4-hydroxy-3-methylbut-2-enyl-diphosphate synthase has translation MVRRKSQVVSIGGLKVGGTNPILVQSMTNTDTADVTGTAKQVMELAKAGSEVVRITVNTEEAAAAVPKIFDTLMLHGVDVPLVGDFHYNGHQLLRKYPACARALAKYRINPGNVNIGRKHDDNFRTMIECAIEYDKPVRIGVNWGSLDGQLLTQMMDENALSPEPLDAREVTMNAIVESAIRSAEAAERHGLGHDKIILSAKVSGVQDLIIVYRKLAARCDYPLHLGLTEAGLGSKGIAYTTAALSVLLQEGIGDTIRASLTPLPNGDRTEEVIVCQQILQALEIRTFTPQVTACPGCGRTTSTFFQDMADQIQRYLRDQMAVWKPLYPGVETMKVAVMGCVVNGPGESKHSNIGISLPGTFEEPVAPVYVDSKLFKTLRGDHIVAEFITMLNDYVEKTYARTEETANV, from the coding sequence ATGGTCCGGCGGAAGAGCCAAGTCGTGTCAATCGGTGGCCTCAAGGTGGGAGGAACGAACCCAATCCTGGTGCAGTCCATGACGAACACCGATACGGCTGATGTCACGGGAACGGCGAAACAGGTGATGGAACTCGCCAAGGCCGGCTCGGAAGTCGTCCGCATCACGGTCAATACAGAAGAGGCAGCAGCAGCCGTACCGAAGATCTTCGATACCCTCATGCTGCACGGCGTCGATGTGCCGCTCGTCGGAGACTTTCATTACAACGGCCATCAATTACTTCGTAAGTATCCTGCCTGTGCACGCGCACTTGCAAAATACAGAATCAATCCGGGCAACGTCAATATTGGCCGTAAGCATGACGATAACTTCCGCACGATGATCGAATGTGCCATCGAGTACGACAAGCCCGTGCGCATTGGCGTCAACTGGGGTTCGCTCGATGGGCAGTTACTCACCCAGATGATGGACGAGAACGCACTGTCGCCAGAACCGCTGGACGCCCGTGAAGTGACGATGAATGCGATTGTCGAGAGTGCGATTCGCTCCGCCGAAGCAGCCGAGCGCCACGGCCTCGGGCACGACAAGATCATTCTCAGCGCCAAGGTCAGCGGCGTCCAGGACCTGATCATTGTCTATCGCAAATTGGCTGCCCGTTGTGACTATCCACTCCACCTCGGCCTGACCGAAGCCGGGCTGGGATCGAAGGGCATTGCCTATACGACTGCCGCGCTCAGCGTCCTGTTGCAGGAAGGCATCGGCGACACGATTCGCGCCTCGCTCACCCCGCTCCCCAATGGCGATCGCACCGAAGAGGTGATCGTTTGCCAGCAGATCCTCCAGGCACTCGAAATCCGGACCTTCACCCCGCAGGTGACTGCTTGCCCTGGCTGCGGACGCACCACCTCGACCTTCTTCCAGGACATGGCCGACCAGATCCAGCGCTACTTGCGCGACCAGATGGCCGTCTGGAAGCCGCTCTATCCCGGAGTGGAAACCATGAAGGTCGCCGTCATGGGCTGTGTCGTCAACGGACCTGGGGAGTCCAAGCACTCGAACATCGGCATTTCCCTGCCCGGTACCTTTGAGGAACCGGTGGCGCCCGTCTATGTCGACTCGAAGCTGTTCAAAACCTTGCGCGGCGACCATATTGTGGCCGAGTTCATCACCATGCTGAACGACTACGTCGAGAAGACTTACGCGCGCACCGAAGAAACAGCCAACGTTTAA
- a CDS encoding OFA family MFS transporter, whose product MSESPNLGRAKYAVAAISMQVLLGILYSWSVFRAPLEQFHGWSRAQSVMPYRYSLLAFAAGMIIAGFWQDKRGPRVVASAGGFLLALGCLIAGLLHNTVEGLVVGYGLVAGVGVGFAYVTPIAMCVKWFPDQRGMIVGLAVMGFGLGPLVFGPWLEWMLGKDVPAMAHTIPTTFFVLAVVFLVGVVGAAQFYAVPPPGWKPAGWTGSSIRLAASDLNAGQMLSQWQFYLLWLLYFLGSSVGLTAIGEGTPLLREAAKSGAMMSAGTGLGVMAIFNGAGRLAWGSISDRLGRLPAVLGMCATSALACALVLRQSEGFTSLLLGLCLVAFAYGGFLALMPAMTADFFGAKYVGANYGIVFSAWGLCGFLVPGYFARILDAARSRGDLQGGYREVFTLLAIVACIAALTALPLRRKAAPLP is encoded by the coding sequence GTGTCTGAATCACCGAATCTGGGCCGAGCCAAGTATGCCGTCGCCGCGATCTCGATGCAAGTGCTGCTCGGGATTCTCTATAGTTGGAGCGTCTTTCGCGCTCCGCTCGAGCAGTTCCATGGCTGGAGCCGTGCGCAAAGCGTCATGCCTTATCGTTACTCGCTTCTTGCCTTTGCCGCGGGCATGATCATTGCCGGATTCTGGCAGGACAAGCGAGGGCCACGGGTGGTCGCCAGTGCCGGTGGCTTTTTGCTGGCGCTCGGCTGCCTGATTGCCGGTCTGTTACACAACACCGTGGAAGGCCTGGTGGTGGGCTACGGGCTGGTTGCCGGGGTGGGCGTCGGCTTTGCCTATGTCACTCCAATCGCGATGTGCGTGAAGTGGTTTCCCGATCAGCGCGGCATGATCGTAGGGCTCGCCGTAATGGGCTTTGGACTCGGACCGTTGGTCTTTGGCCCCTGGCTCGAGTGGATGCTCGGGAAAGACGTCCCAGCGATGGCGCACACCATCCCCACTACCTTCTTCGTTCTGGCGGTGGTTTTTCTCGTGGGTGTCGTCGGAGCCGCGCAGTTCTATGCGGTGCCTCCCCCAGGGTGGAAACCCGCAGGCTGGACGGGATCGAGCATCCGCCTGGCGGCCAGCGACCTGAACGCGGGCCAGATGCTGTCGCAGTGGCAGTTCTACCTCCTCTGGCTGCTGTATTTTCTCGGCAGCTCTGTCGGCTTGACCGCGATCGGTGAAGGAACGCCACTGTTGCGCGAAGCAGCAAAAAGCGGGGCGATGATGAGCGCTGGGACAGGTCTGGGCGTTATGGCGATCTTTAACGGCGCGGGCCGTTTGGCTTGGGGCAGCATCTCGGACCGGCTCGGCCGTCTTCCCGCCGTCCTGGGCATGTGTGCGACGAGCGCGCTCGCCTGTGCGCTGGTGCTCCGGCAGTCCGAGGGCTTCACCAGCCTGCTGCTCGGCCTCTGCCTGGTTGCCTTCGCCTATGGGGGCTTTCTTGCCTTGATGCCTGCCATGACCGCAGACTTCTTTGGAGCCAAGTACGTCGGCGCCAACTACGGAATTGTCTTCAGCGCCTGGGGCCTTTGCGGCTTCCTTGTTCCTGGATACTTTGCCAGGATTCTGGATGCGGCACGCTCCCGTGGGGACTTGCAGGGCGGCTACCGGGAAGTCTTTACCCTATTGGCAATCGTGGCCTGCATCGCCGCCTTGACAGCACTGCCCTTGCGCCGGAAAGCCGCGCCTCTCCCCTGA
- a CDS encoding acyltransferase family protein, with amino-acid sequence MPHTRLLSLDAFRGLTIALMVLVNTPGDHQNVYAPLRHADWHGWTITDCIFPSFVWIVGVAISLALGRKLVQGTVLYRDIFRRTAILFGLGVLLYAFPSFPIDSFRILGVLQRIAICYCITSLLFLHTGVREQIAAIFALLAGYWAIMAWVPAPGFAAGDLSVEGNIAHYVDRVLLGAHNYSHTKTWDPEGVLSTLPAIATCLLGVVAGHVLRSAQAIDRRVQQLLIIGMVLCALALVMDPVLPINKKLWTSSFTLWMAGLDFIVFGVLLWFVDGRKIIAPFRPFLVLGANAIAIYLCSEFLDIILSTLGWREPIYQTLFAPYFAPMNASLAFALCYVLLHFGIAYAMWQRKWFLRV; translated from the coding sequence ATGCCGCACACTCGACTCCTCTCACTCGATGCCTTTCGAGGCCTGACGATCGCGCTGATGGTGCTGGTCAACACGCCTGGCGACCACCAGAACGTTTACGCGCCGCTCCGGCATGCAGACTGGCACGGCTGGACGATTACGGACTGTATCTTTCCGTCCTTTGTCTGGATTGTCGGAGTCGCAATCAGCCTGGCGCTGGGCCGGAAGCTGGTGCAGGGAACGGTGCTCTATCGTGACATCTTTCGCCGCACTGCGATTCTGTTCGGCTTAGGCGTATTGTTGTATGCCTTCCCTAGTTTTCCGATCGATAGTTTTCGCATCCTCGGGGTCCTGCAGCGGATTGCCATTTGCTACTGCATCACTTCACTGCTCTTTTTGCATACCGGTGTCCGTGAGCAGATTGCGGCGATCTTCGCTTTGCTGGCGGGCTATTGGGCGATCATGGCCTGGGTTCCAGCTCCCGGCTTTGCCGCGGGCGATCTCAGTGTCGAAGGCAATATCGCTCACTATGTCGATCGGGTTCTGCTTGGCGCGCACAATTACAGTCACACCAAGACCTGGGACCCGGAAGGTGTTCTCTCCACTCTGCCCGCGATAGCTACCTGTCTGCTCGGAGTGGTAGCGGGGCATGTCTTGCGCAGTGCGCAGGCGATTGACCGGCGCGTGCAGCAACTCCTGATCATTGGTATGGTGCTCTGCGCCCTCGCCCTGGTGATGGACCCGGTGTTGCCGATCAACAAGAAGCTGTGGACTTCGAGTTTTACGCTGTGGATGGCAGGCCTCGACTTCATCGTTTTTGGCGTGCTCTTGTGGTTTGTAGATGGCCGGAAGATCATTGCGCCCTTCCGGCCCTTCCTGGTGCTTGGCGCCAACGCGATTGCGATCTACCTGTGTAGTGAATTCCTCGACATCATTCTCAGCACTCTGGGCTGGCGGGAACCGATCTATCAAACTCTCTTTGCGCCCTATTTTGCGCCGATGAATGCGAGCTTGGCCTTTGCACTTTGCTATGTACTGCTGCACTTTGGCATCGCCTATGCGATGTGGCAGCGCAAGTGGTTCCTGCGAGTCTGA
- a CDS encoding sulfatase-like hydrolase/transferase — protein sequence MFTRREILPVPLALAAQAPAAPNFIVITLDDLGCTDLGCYGARDLKTPHIDALAAGGVRYANWYSNAPVCAPARASILTGRYPASAGVATNGKTLPAQQPTIASHLKSKGYRSALVGKWHLGSVPDSTPLQRGFDEYYGFHAGCVDYYSHRFYWGEPKTPNYHDLYRNGKEIFEDGQYLTERLTEEACAFVKRSAAEPFFLYLAYNAPHYPMHAPQKYLDRFKRLEPERRTYAAMIAAVDDGIGELRDTLQRNGADKNTCIVLLGDNGATTEARAGLNGQLATAGSNGSFRGHKFSLFDGGMHVPCIWNYPAKLGVRKVDSELHLSMDILPTLLGYAGISRPENIDGEAIDKPRETLFWKQGQQLAIRSGKWKLVVKGIGSQDEYFLSDLSADPGETKNLRHEQSRILDELLTQLNRWVQTQSPD from the coding sequence CCCGTTGGCTCTTGCCGCGCAGGCGCCAGCGGCGCCCAACTTCATTGTCATCACACTTGACGATCTCGGCTGCACCGACTTGGGTTGCTATGGCGCCAGAGACCTGAAGACACCGCACATCGACGCGCTTGCCGCCGGTGGAGTGCGCTACGCCAATTGGTACTCGAATGCGCCTGTCTGTGCTCCGGCGCGCGCCTCAATTCTGACTGGCCGCTATCCGGCGTCTGCTGGCGTGGCGACCAACGGTAAGACTCTTCCCGCGCAGCAGCCGACGATCGCAAGCCATTTGAAGAGCAAAGGTTATCGCAGCGCTCTCGTGGGCAAGTGGCATCTGGGCAGCGTGCCCGATTCCACGCCTCTGCAGCGTGGCTTCGATGAGTATTACGGCTTCCATGCGGGTTGTGTCGACTACTACTCGCACCGCTTCTATTGGGGCGAGCCGAAGACTCCGAACTATCACGATCTCTACCGCAACGGCAAAGAGATCTTCGAGGATGGGCAGTACCTGACGGAACGTCTGACGGAAGAAGCCTGTGCCTTTGTCAAGCGATCTGCCGCCGAGCCCTTCTTCCTGTATCTGGCCTACAACGCGCCGCATTATCCGATGCATGCCCCGCAGAAGTATCTCGATCGTTTCAAGCGGCTGGAGCCGGAACGGCGGACTTATGCAGCTATGATTGCCGCCGTGGACGACGGCATCGGAGAGCTACGCGACACGCTGCAACGCAATGGAGCCGACAAGAACACCTGCATCGTCCTGCTCGGCGACAACGGCGCCACCACCGAGGCACGTGCTGGGCTCAATGGCCAATTGGCGACGGCTGGTTCCAACGGTTCCTTCCGCGGCCACAAGTTCAGCCTCTTTGACGGCGGCATGCACGTGCCCTGCATCTGGAACTATCCGGCCAAGCTTGGGGTCCGCAAGGTGGATTCCGAACTGCATCTGTCGATGGACATCCTGCCCACTCTCCTCGGCTACGCAGGCATCAGCCGTCCGGAGAATATCGATGGCGAAGCGATCGACAAACCGCGTGAGACGCTGTTCTGGAAGCAGGGGCAGCAACTGGCGATTCGCAGCGGCAAATGGAAGCTGGTGGTGAAGGGAATTGGGTCGCAGGATGAATACTTCCTCTCGGATCTTTCCGCCGATCCCGGGGAGACGAAGAATCTGCGGCATGAGCAATCGAGGATTCTCGATGAGCTGTTGACGCAGCTCAATCGCTGGGTACAAACTCAATCACCTGACTAA